The following proteins are co-located in the bacterium genome:
- a CDS encoding polysaccharide deacetylase family protein: protein MDSLSLKILPWNGHKAALSLTFDDGVPAHWEIAAPALERRGLRGTFFVVAGRSQDQQGWKRLVEGGHEVANHSISHKRTKDLGPGEDVRQVAEAKAALERILKVPIHTFAYPFTETTPGLKEAAQAHHFLSRGGQGRYYWAPQEDPDWSEVPSQVAMSSFPLSTYEKWVQETYRQESWTIFQLHGIEGGGEGWQPMPRAVFDGLLDLIASQKDKIWVAPFAEVGAYWKAQKIIEKALADAFPGRPIAWKRPDPFPAGVILKALWKGSPLSVPFDTGALPLGLL from the coding sequence ATGGACTCCCTATCCCTTAAAATCCTCCCCTGGAACGGTCATAAAGCCGCTTTATCCCTGACATTCGATGACGGGGTTCCCGCCCATTGGGAGATCGCCGCGCCCGCGTTGGAACGCCGGGGGCTTCGCGGGACCTTTTTCGTCGTGGCGGGACGATCCCAGGACCAGCAAGGCTGGAAGCGGCTCGTCGAAGGCGGCCATGAGGTCGCCAACCACTCCATCTCCCATAAAAGGACCAAGGACCTGGGTCCCGGCGAGGATGTCCGGCAGGTCGCCGAAGCGAAAGCGGCCCTGGAAAGGATCCTGAAGGTCCCCATCCATACCTTCGCCTATCCCTTCACCGAAACGACCCCCGGGTTGAAAGAGGCGGCCCAGGCCCACCACTTCCTCTCGCGCGGCGGCCAAGGTCGCTATTATTGGGCGCCCCAAGAGGACCCCGATTGGTCCGAGGTCCCAAGCCAGGTCGCCATGAGCAGCTTCCCCTTATCGACCTACGAGAAATGGGTCCAAGAAACCTACCGCCAGGAAAGTTGGACCATTTTCCAACTGCATGGCATCGAGGGTGGCGGCGAAGGCTGGCAACCCATGCCCCGCGCCGTCTTCGATGGACTGCTGGACCTCATCGCCTCCCAAAAGGACAAGATCTGGGTCGCCCCTTTCGCCGAGGTGGGGGCCTACTGGAAAGCGCAGAAGATCATCGAAAAAGCGCTGGCGGACGCGTTCCCCGGCCGACCCATCGCTTGGAAAAGACCCGACCCTTTTCCTGCCGGCGTCATCCTGAAGGCTCTCTGGAAAGGAAGCCCTCTTTCGGTCCCGTTCGACACAGGAGCCCTCCCCCTAGGCCTGCTTTGA
- a CDS encoding ROK family protein, translating into MTLSIDIGGTGLKASVLDRNGKMVVDRVRMDTPYPCPPKVLVEALVQLVEPLPAFDRVSIGFPGVVREGKVITAPHFKDEKWSRFPLCTTLGKIWGKPVRLLNDADMQGLAVVKGKGLELVVTLGTGVGTALFKNGELMQRMELAQHPAWHNKTYNEYIGDKVLKKKGRKKWNKRVRHALELLNTLLNPDLVYIGGGNARELNFKLAKNTKVVPNEAGILGGIALWEQKEGSL; encoded by the coding sequence TTGACCCTGTCCATCGACATCGGGGGCACCGGCCTCAAGGCCTCGGTCCTGGATAGGAACGGAAAGATGGTGGTGGACCGGGTCCGGATGGACACTCCCTATCCCTGCCCCCCGAAGGTCCTGGTGGAAGCCCTCGTTCAACTGGTCGAACCCTTGCCCGCCTTTGACCGGGTCTCCATCGGATTTCCCGGTGTGGTCCGGGAAGGAAAGGTCATCACCGCCCCCCATTTCAAGGATGAGAAATGGTCGCGGTTCCCGCTTTGCACAACCCTGGGAAAGATATGGGGCAAGCCCGTGCGGCTCCTCAACGACGCGGACATGCAGGGCCTAGCGGTGGTGAAGGGGAAGGGGCTGGAATTGGTGGTGACCCTGGGGACCGGGGTGGGGACGGCGCTTTTCAAGAACGGGGAGCTGATGCAGAGGATGGAACTGGCCCAGCATCCGGCCTGGCACAACAAGACCTACAACGAATATATCGGCGACAAGGTGCTCAAGAAGAAGGGCCGGAAGAAATGGAACAAGCGGGTGCGGCACGCTTTGGAACTTTTGAACACGCTCCTGAACCCGGACCTGGTCTATATCGGTGGGGGTAACGCCCGCGAGTTGAACTTCAAGTTGGCGAAGAACACGAAGGTCGTTCCCAATGAAGCGGGGATCTTGGGCGGGATCGCGCTTTGGGAGCAAAAGGAAGGGTCGCTGTAG
- a CDS encoding alpha/beta fold hydrolase, with protein sequence MPVLDMPLAKLKKYKGINPKPKDFDAFWEKGLRAMRETDPKIESVPNKTLSVSYAQFFDLYWTGVGGARIHAKLVRPTHAKGPQPVLLSFHGYSVHSGDWSDALAYVAEGFTVVSLDCRGQGGSSEDNGGTKGMTLRGHFVRGLDDEPEKLLFRQIFLDCAQMAKIVLELPGVDVKRVAARGGSQGGALTLACAALEPRVKRIAPFYPFLSDYQRVWEMDLAKDAYEELQYFFRSFDPFHEKEKEIFTKLGYIDVHHLAPRIKAETLMGITLMDPICPPSTQFAAFNRIKAKKEAVIYPDYSHEYLRGWADISMKFLLAV encoded by the coding sequence ATGCCAGTCCTCGACATGCCGTTGGCCAAGCTGAAGAAGTACAAGGGGATCAACCCCAAACCCAAGGACTTCGATGCCTTTTGGGAGAAGGGGCTGAGGGCGATGCGGGAGACCGATCCGAAGATCGAGAGCGTGCCGAACAAGACCCTGTCGGTCTCTTACGCCCAATTCTTCGATCTTTATTGGACCGGAGTGGGCGGGGCCCGTATCCACGCCAAGTTGGTCCGGCCCACCCATGCGAAAGGCCCGCAACCCGTTCTCTTGTCCTTCCATGGCTATAGCGTCCATTCCGGGGATTGGTCCGATGCGTTGGCTTATGTGGCGGAAGGGTTCACCGTCGTCAGCCTGGATTGCCGGGGCCAGGGCGGTAGCTCGGAGGACAACGGCGGCACCAAGGGGATGACCCTGCGCGGACACTTTGTCCGGGGTTTGGACGATGAGCCGGAAAAGCTCCTGTTCCGGCAGATCTTCCTGGATTGCGCGCAGATGGCCAAGATCGTTCTGGAGTTGCCGGGTGTGGACGTGAAGCGGGTGGCGGCCCGGGGCGGGAGCCAGGGTGGGGCCCTGACCCTGGCCTGCGCGGCCTTGGAACCGAGGGTCAAGCGCATCGCGCCCTTTTATCCCTTCCTTTCGGACTACCAGAGGGTCTGGGAAATGGACCTGGCCAAGGACGCCTACGAGGAACTTCAATATTTCTTCCGCAGCTTCGACCCTTTCCATGAGAAGGAAAAGGAGATATTCACGAAACTGGGCTATATCGACGTCCATCACTTGGCGCCCCGCATCAAGGCGGAGACGCTGATGGGCATCACCCTGATGGACCCCATCTGCCCGCCCTCCACCCAGTTCGCGGCCTTCAACAGGATCAAGGCCAAGAAGGAAGCGGTCATTTACCCGGATTATTCCCACGAATACCTGAGGGGCTGGGCGGACATTTCCATGAAGTTCCTCTTGGCCGTCTGA
- a CDS encoding class I SAM-dependent methyltransferase, which translates to MGGTVRPCFLCGKEGVPYAKVEDHDYLKCPGCGLVYVDVIEPPDKLYGSYDGGGFKSLRRKLFMPFRSFQGAKNFERSMERARRVFDQVMRNSACPAGVFLDIGCNKGFLLAAAAEKGWDVHGVELVPELTIPFKKQYPQFADQVHSTGFGEAQTSFKAGMFDAISAIDVIEHFEDPRKDMSRIFEMLAPQGLLLVQTPDTQDPLAMERRENWGALKPREHLHLFSRHNLERFAKELGYREMKIVEAFDQEDGNFAAVLKK; encoded by the coding sequence ATGGGCGGGACCGTCCGGCCCTGCTTCCTTTGCGGGAAAGAGGGCGTCCCCTATGCCAAGGTCGAGGACCACGACTACCTGAAATGTCCCGGGTGCGGCCTGGTCTATGTGGATGTCATCGAGCCCCCGGACAAGCTTTATGGGTCCTATGACGGGGGAGGCTTCAAATCCCTCCGGCGCAAGCTTTTCATGCCGTTCCGTTCCTTCCAGGGCGCCAAGAACTTCGAAAGGTCCATGGAACGGGCGCGGCGCGTCTTCGACCAGGTGATGCGGAACTCGGCCTGCCCGGCCGGGGTTTTCCTGGATATCGGTTGCAATAAGGGGTTCCTCCTGGCGGCGGCCGCCGAGAAGGGCTGGGACGTCCATGGGGTGGAGCTGGTGCCCGAGTTGACCATCCCTTTCAAAAAGCAATATCCGCAGTTCGCGGACCAGGTCCACTCGACGGGTTTCGGAGAAGCCCAAACCTCTTTCAAGGCGGGCATGTTCGATGCCATCTCCGCCATCGATGTGATCGAGCATTTTGAGGACCCCCGCAAGGACATGAGCCGGATCTTCGAAATGCTGGCGCCCCAAGGACTTTTGCTGGTCCAAACCCCGGATACCCAGGACCCGCTGGCCATGGAAAGACGGGAGAATTGGGGCGCCTTGAAGCCCCGGGAACACCTGCATCTTTTCAGCCGCCATAATCTGGAAAGATTCGCGAAGGAATTGGGTTACCGGGAAATGAAGATCGTCGAGGCTTTCGATCAGGAGGACGGCAACTTCGCGGCTGTCCTTAAGAAATAA
- a CDS encoding RluA family pseudouridine synthase, whose translation MSEETQLRSKVPAHLASLGLVDYLAKRFRYQTAEAWHDLILEGKVTVNGNSVPPETILRQGDLVSYSVILREPPVDRNIRILHEEGTFLVADKPGQLPSHADGNFIKNTFIYILGEMLRSKGWKGEAKLVHRLDRETSGLMVVAKDKKSHQALVQQFEKGLVEKEYETVVKGDLAEEGFEVAGAIGRDEQSEISVRQKVVPEGTPFSKPARTLFRKIAGLRGYTHLRCIPKTGRTNQIRVHLDSIGHPVVGDKLYGRTDAEFLAYLRHVKAGGDPGWKGVLESDRQLLHASKLAFAHPVTGQKISFAAELPADMKDFIENHQV comes from the coding sequence ATGTCCGAAGAGACCCAACTCCGTTCGAAGGTTCCCGCCCATCTGGCCTCCTTGGGCTTGGTCGATTACCTCGCCAAGCGCTTCCGTTATCAAACAGCCGAAGCCTGGCACGACCTGATCCTCGAAGGCAAGGTGACGGTCAACGGGAATTCCGTCCCCCCGGAGACCATCCTTCGCCAAGGCGACCTGGTCTCCTATTCGGTCATCCTCCGGGAACCGCCCGTGGACCGGAACATCCGCATCCTGCATGAGGAGGGGACCTTCCTGGTCGCCGACAAGCCCGGCCAACTCCCTTCCCATGCGGACGGCAATTTCATCAAGAACACCTTCATTTACATCCTCGGGGAAATGCTCCGGTCCAAGGGATGGAAGGGCGAGGCGAAACTGGTGCACCGCCTGGACCGCGAGACCAGCGGGCTCATGGTCGTGGCCAAGGACAAAAAATCCCACCAGGCCTTGGTCCAGCAATTCGAGAAGGGACTGGTCGAAAAGGAATACGAGACGGTGGTGAAGGGCGACCTGGCCGAGGAGGGATTCGAGGTGGCCGGTGCCATCGGCCGGGATGAGCAAAGCGAGATCTCGGTCCGGCAGAAAGTCGTTCCCGAGGGGACGCCCTTTTCAAAACCGGCCCGGACCCTTTTCCGGAAGATCGCTGGCCTGAGGGGCTATACCCACCTACGCTGCATCCCCAAGACCGGCCGGACCAACCAGATCCGGGTCCACCTGGATTCCATCGGCCATCCGGTCGTCGGGGACAAGCTTTATGGAAGGACCGACGCCGAATTCCTCGCTTATCTTCGTCACGTCAAGGCCGGCGGGGACCCGGGTTGGAAAGGGGTCCTGGAAAGCGACCGGCAACTGCTCCACGCCTCGAAACTGGCCTTCGCCCACCCCGTCACCGGTCAAAAGATCTCGTTCGCCGCTGAATTACCCGCCGATATGAAAGACTTTATCGAAAATCACCAAGTTTGA
- a CDS encoding PHP-associated domain-containing protein has translation MAKADLHLHTDFSDGLHPPHRVVKAASLAGLQFIAVTDHDTMEGAFRAKEYSLRRPDLGVQVILGEEVSTVNGHVIGLFLHEFIPARLSARRTVDLIHEQGGIAILAHPFHVYTGKQYRHPKAVDIMDDIPFDGVETINHGDALSFWSNKKAQKVMEERKLAPIGCSDAHNSQFIGMAYTEFEGDKAEDLRAAILARRTLAKCDRHWGVRDILVHLRDAAPVLSRYSKKMSEIPAP, from the coding sequence ATGGCCAAGGCTGACCTACACCTTCACACCGACTTCTCCGACGGTCTCCACCCTCCCCACAGGGTCGTAAAAGCCGCCTCCCTCGCCGGTCTTCAGTTCATCGCCGTCACCGACCACGACACCATGGAAGGCGCTTTCCGCGCCAAGGAATACTCCCTTCGCCGGCCCGACCTGGGCGTCCAGGTCATCCTGGGCGAGGAGGTCAGCACCGTGAACGGCCATGTGATCGGCCTCTTCCTCCACGAATTCATCCCGGCCCGCCTCAGCGCCCGCCGCACGGTGGACCTGATCCACGAGCAGGGTGGCATCGCCATCCTGGCCCATCCCTTCCACGTCTATACGGGCAAACAGTACCGCCATCCGAAGGCGGTCGATATCATGGACGACATCCCCTTCGACGGGGTCGAGACCATCAATCACGGGGACGCCCTTTCCTTCTGGAGCAACAAGAAGGCCCAAAAGGTCATGGAAGAGAGGAAGCTGGCCCCGATCGGCTGCAGCGACGCCCATAATTCCCAGTTCATCGGGATGGCCTATACCGAATTCGAGGGCGACAAGGCCGAGGACCTGCGGGCCGCCATCCTGGCCCGCCGGACCCTGGCCAAATGCGACCGCCATTGGGGGGTCCGGGACATCCTGGTCCACCTGCGCGACGCCGCCCCGGTCCTCAGCCGTTATTCCAAGAAGATGTCCGAGATCCCCGCCCCTTAA
- a CDS encoding response regulator: MKQIFVVEDEKDLVELLTYNLEKDGYRVLSEMDGEAALKKIPEKMPDLVLLDLMLPKVDGLTVCKTLKSNPKTNHIPVVMLTAKGEESDKIVGLELGADDYVTKPFSVKELLARVRAVLRRFSKAGEGEVLQKFKDLTLNRAKHEVVLKTQKLGLTAKEFELLDYFLTHPGRVLSRDVLLNNVWGYDYFGTTRTVDVHVRRLREKLGGYQKHIQTVKGYGYLFKEET, translated from the coding sequence ATGAAGCAGATTTTCGTAGTCGAGGACGAGAAGGACCTTGTGGAGCTTTTGACCTATAACCTGGAAAAGGACGGCTACCGGGTCCTTTCGGAGATGGACGGGGAAGCCGCGCTGAAGAAGATCCCGGAGAAGATGCCCGACCTGGTCCTGCTGGACCTCATGCTCCCCAAGGTGGACGGGTTGACCGTCTGCAAGACCCTCAAATCCAACCCCAAGACCAACCACATTCCCGTGGTGATGCTGACCGCCAAGGGCGAGGAATCGGACAAGATCGTGGGCCTGGAGCTGGGCGCGGACGATTACGTGACCAAGCCCTTCTCGGTCAAGGAACTCCTGGCCCGGGTGCGGGCGGTGCTCAGGCGCTTCAGCAAGGCGGGCGAGGGGGAAGTGCTCCAGAAGTTCAAGGACCTGACCCTGAACCGGGCCAAGCACGAGGTGGTGCTCAAGACCCAGAAACTGGGCCTGACCGCCAAGGAATTCGAGCTTTTGGATTATTTCCTCACCCACCCCGGGCGGGTCCTGTCGCGGGATGTGCTTTTGAACAATGTTTGGGGTTATGATTATTTCGGCACCACCCGCACGGTCGATGTGCATGTGCGCCGCCTCCGGGAGAAGCTGGGGGGCTACCAAAAGCACATCCAGACCGTGAAGGGATATGGTTATCTCTTCAAGGAAGAAACCTGA